The following are from one region of the Lytechinus variegatus isolate NC3 chromosome 4, Lvar_3.0, whole genome shotgun sequence genome:
- the LOC121414322 gene encoding uncharacterized protein LOC121414322, whose amino-acid sequence MREPANNQQGGVKRFTYNGPNSSKDNSPGPTDDWFNGLPTKSRSDQSLHGSNPELDDVWSIRKNVSASLKLPAKQATISTNNPSTTGYYSRHGQYNKSSKLNEDTSVFAGSDRSGFGKSGGYSYGQSRSSYSYAGAADAGPVQSSSPRFTGGPSTTTQGSGRSGGIGPPLVSGNRSPTRSNTSRSLESQYSRGRGSDGWSSF is encoded by the exons gtgGGGTGAAGCGTTTCACGTATAATGGTCCTAACTCATCTAAAGACAACTCACCAGGACCTACTGATGATTGGTTTAATGGCTTACCAACTAAATCCAGATCTGACCAATCAC ttCATGGAAGCAACCCTGAGCTTGATGACGTATGGAGCATCCGCAAGAATGTCTCTGCAAGTCTAAAGCTTCCAGCTAAGCAGGCCACAATATCTACTAATAACCCCTCAACAACTGGCTACTACTCACGCCATGGCCAGTATAATAAATCCTCCAAACTCAATGAAGACACATCTGTGTTTGCTGGCTCAGATAGATCAGGGTTTGGAA aatctGGAGGATACTCCTACGGTCAGTCCAGATCCAGTTATTCCTATGCAGGTGCAGCAGATGCAGGACCAGTTCAGAGTTCCAGTCCCAGGTTCACAGGAGGACCAAGTACCACAACTCAAGGGTCGGGTAGATCAGGGGGAATAG GTCCTCCATTGGTAAGTGGCAATAGATCCCCCACCCGTTCAAATACAAGTCGATCGTTGGAGTCACAGTACAGCAGAGGGAGAGGCAGTGATGGATGGAGCAGCTTCTGA